GGAGAAGGCACGGGCCGAGGAGGAGGCGCGCCGCCGGGCCGAGGAGGAGCGGCGGCGCAAGCAGGCCGAGGAAGAGGAACGGCTGCGGGCCGAGGCCGAGGCCAGGCGCCTGGAGAAGCAGCGCAAGGCCGAGGAGGCCCTGATGCGGGCCGAGGCGGCACGCCGGGCGGCGGAGCAGGCGGCGGCCGCGGCCGCGGCGGGCCCGAAGCCGACGGCGCCGCCCGCGGCGGACGAGCCTCGTCCGGCACCGGCCGGTCCGGCCCCCTCGGACGCGGCGACCGTGGCGACGCCGGTCGTCACCCCGACGAACGCCTCCGGCGGGCCCGTGGAGGACACGGCGGTGCTGCGCCCGGTACGGGACCCGCGGGACGGCGCCCGCGGGGACGGCGACGGTGACGCCGGGGCACCCGGTGCCTCGGAGTCCGAGGTGACGACCGAGCTGCCCATGCCTCCGGTGCCGCCCGCGACACCGGGAGCCGCCGACGAGACGGCGGTGCTGCCCGCGGTGGAGCCGGGTGCGGCGGACGAGACGGCGGTACTGCCGCCCGTGACGCCGGGAGCCGCCGACGAGACGGCGGTGCTTCCGCCGGTGGGCGGCGACGACCCCGCCGACCGGGTCCCGCCGGGTTACTTCCGGGAGGAGGGCCCGGCCGCCCCGGCCGACCGGCCCGAGGAGGCGCAGGACCGCACGCGCGAGATGCCCCGGATCGACCCCGACCAGGCGCCGCCCCGCAGGCGACGCTCCGACTGGGCGGAGGAGACCCCGCTGGACGACCTGCCGACCCTGGCGGACGAGCTGCTCGGCCCGCACGACGGTGACGGGCCCGGCCGCCCCGACGGCCGTGACGGCGACGAGGGCCGCCGGGGCAAGGGGCGGGGCCGGCGCTGACCGCCCGGAGCGCCCGTGCCCTCCGGGCGTATCTCGGCGCACGCCCGCAGGAAGCGCCGGGGACGACGACGACGGCGGCAGAGACGAAGGCGGTGACGGCGGCGGGCGTACGGTCCGGCGCCGCTGAGGACCTGGTGCCGCTGAGGACCTGGTGCCGCTGAGTGCCTGGCGCCGTTGAGGGCCCGGCGCCGGGTGCCTCGCTCCCGTTGTCAGTGCCGCCCCGCACAATGGGAGGCGCGACGCGGGGTGCGGAGCGCGGCGCGGAGCAGTGCGGCGGAGTGTGACGGAAGGACGGCGTGACCCATGACCGTGTGGGACGACCTCGTCGGGCAGGAGAAGGTGAGCGAGCAGCTCGCCGCGGCTGCCCGGGACGCCGACGCCTTCGTCACCGCCGCCGCGGCCGACGGCCCCCTCCCCGAGGCGTCGAGCATGACGCACGCCTGGCTGTTCACCGGCCCGCCCGGCGCGGGAGTGACGCAGACGGCGCGGGCCTTCGCCGCCGCGCTGCAGTGCGTGAGCCCGGACCGGGCACTGGGCGGCATCCCCGGATGCGGGTTCTGCGACGGATGCCACACGGCGCTCATCGGTACCCACGCGGACGTCAGCACGGTGACCGCCGTCGGCGCGGAGATCCGCGTCGGCGACATGCGGGACACGGTCCGCAAGTCCTTCACCTCGCCGGCCAACGGCCGCTGGCAGGTCATCCTGGTCGAGGACGCCGAGCGGTTGAACGAGAAGTCCGCCAACGCCGTCCTCAAGGCGGTCGAGGAGCCCGCACCCCGGACGGTCTGGATGCTGTGCGCCCCGTCCGTCGAGGACGTCCTGCCCACCATCCGCTCCCGCTGCCGCCACCTGAACCTGCGAACGCCCTCGGTGGAGGCCGTCGCCGACATGCTCGTGCGCCGCGAGGGCGTCGAACCGGACGTCGCCGCCGCGGCGGCCCGCGCCACGCAGGGACACGTCGACCGGGCCCGTCGCCTGGCCACCGACCCGGCGGCCCGCGAGCGCCGAGCCGCCGTCCTGAAGCTGCCGCTGCGGATCGAGGACGTCGGCGGCGCGCTCAGGGCGGCTCAGGAGCTGGTCGACGCGGCGGCGGCGGACGCCAAGCAGCTCGCCGAGGAGACGGACGCCAAGGAGACCGAGGAACTGAAGGCGGCCCTGGGCGCGGCCCAGGGCGGTCGGATGCCGCGCGGCACGGCGGGTGTGATCAAGGATCTGGAGGACAACCAGAAGCGGCGCAGAACGCGCACCCAGCGCAACACCCTCGACCTCGCCCTGTCCGACCTCACCGCCTTCTACCGCGACGTGCTCGCCCTCCAGCTGGGCTCCCGCGTGGCGATCGCCAACGCAGACGCCGAGGACGCCCTGGAGCGCGTCGCCGGCGGCAGCTCCCCCGAGTCCACGCTCCGCCGCATCGAGGCGATCGCCGCCTGCGGTGACGCCCTCGACCGCAATGTGCCGCCGCTGCTCGCGGTGGAGGCGATGACGATGGCACTGAGAGCGGGCTGACCCACCGTGAGGCCGGGAGCCCCGCGCCGGCCGTTGACGACGTAACTCGTACGAGGCATGCCGGGCACGTAGGGCATCGGCGCGGTCGCGGAGAGTTACGCTCGCTGAATGCACACCAGGCGCACTCACCGCAGGACCCGCACCGGCAGGACTCGCACCGGAGCCACGTTCCTGGCCGCGGCACTGCTCGCCACCGCCTGCTCGGCCGGGAGCGCGTCGACCTCCGCCGGTTCGTCGGCGGCGGAGGCCGCCGGATCGACGGAGGCGGCGAAAGCGGTGCTGGCGGCACTGCCCCGGCCCACGCCCTCCGCGCTGGCGCCGTACTACGAGCAGAAGCTGAACTGGCGCGACTGCGGTGTCCCGGGCTTCCAGTGCGCCACCATGAAGGCCCCGCTCGACTACGCGAAGCCGGCCCAGGGGGACGTCCGGCTCGCGGTGTCCCGCAAGAAGGCCACCGGCCCGGGCGAACGGCTCGGGTCCCTGCTGGTGAACCCGGGCGGACCGGGCGGCTCGGCGATCGGCTACCTCCAGCAGTACGCGGGCATCGGCTACCCGGCGAAGGTCCGCGCACGGTACGACATGGTGGCGGTCGACCCACGGGGCGTGGCCCGCAGTGAACCTGTCGAGTGCCTCGACGGCCGAGAGATGGACGCGTACACGCAGACGGACGTCACCCCCGACGACCAGGCGGAGACGGACGGGCTGGTCGACGCCTACAAGGAGTTCGCCGAGGGCTGCGGAGCGGACGCGCCGAAACTGCTGCGCCATGTCTCGACGGTCGAGGCCGCCCGCGACATGGACGTCCTGCGGGCGGTGCTCGGCGACGAGAAGCTGACCTACGTCGGCGCCTCGTACGGCACGTTCCTCGGGGCGACGTACGCCGGCCTCTTCCCCGACCGGGCGGGCCGCCTCGTCCTGGACGGCGCGATGGACCCGTCGCTGCCCGCGCGCCGGCTGAACCTGGAGCAGACGGAGGGCTTCGAGACGGCCTTCCAGTCCTTCGCGAAGGACTGCGTGACGCAGCCGGACTGCCCC
This region of Streptomyces ambofaciens ATCC 23877 genomic DNA includes:
- a CDS encoding alpha/beta hydrolase, translated to MHTRRTHRRTRTGRTRTGATFLAAALLATACSAGSASTSAGSSAAEAAGSTEAAKAVLAALPRPTPSALAPYYEQKLNWRDCGVPGFQCATMKAPLDYAKPAQGDVRLAVSRKKATGPGERLGSLLVNPGGPGGSAIGYLQQYAGIGYPAKVRARYDMVAVDPRGVARSEPVECLDGREMDAYTQTDVTPDDQAETDGLVDAYKEFAEGCGADAPKLLRHVSTVEAARDMDVLRAVLGDEKLTYVGASYGTFLGATYAGLFPDRAGRLVLDGAMDPSLPARRLNLEQTEGFETAFQSFAKDCVTQPDCPLGGKGATPAQVGKNLKAFFEDLDAEPVPAGDADGRRLTESLATTGVIAAMYDEGAWQQLRESLTSAMKENDGAGLMVLADSYYEREADGSYSNLMFANASVNCLDLPAAFSSPDEVRAALPDFEKASPVFGEGLAWSSLNCAYWPVQPTGEPHRIEAAGATPIVVVGTTRDPATPYRWAEALADQLSSGRLLTYEGDGHTAYGRGSTCIDSAINTYLLRGTPPKDGQRCS
- a CDS encoding DNA polymerase III subunit delta' → MTVWDDLVGQEKVSEQLAAAARDADAFVTAAAADGPLPEASSMTHAWLFTGPPGAGVTQTARAFAAALQCVSPDRALGGIPGCGFCDGCHTALIGTHADVSTVTAVGAEIRVGDMRDTVRKSFTSPANGRWQVILVEDAERLNEKSANAVLKAVEEPAPRTVWMLCAPSVEDVLPTIRSRCRHLNLRTPSVEAVADMLVRREGVEPDVAAAAARATQGHVDRARRLATDPAARERRAAVLKLPLRIEDVGGALRAAQELVDAAAADAKQLAEETDAKETEELKAALGAAQGGRMPRGTAGVIKDLEDNQKRRRTRTQRNTLDLALSDLTAFYRDVLALQLGSRVAIANADAEDALERVAGGSSPESTLRRIEAIAACGDALDRNVPPLLAVEAMTMALRAG